A window of Thermovirga lienii DSM 17291 contains these coding sequences:
- a CDS encoding succinate CoA transferase (PFAM: Acetyl-CoA hydrolase/transferase N-terminal domain~TIGRFAM: succinate CoA transferases~COGs: COG0427 Acetyl-CoA hydrolase~InterPro IPR003702: IPR017821~KEGG: aoe:Clos_0435 acetyl-CoA hydrolase~PFAM: acetyl-CoA hydrolase/transferase~PRIAM: Acetyl-CoA hydrolase~SPTR: Succinate CoA transferase;~TIGRFAM: succinate CoA transferase), whose amino-acid sequence MELHERIRSKVLREKVVSKEEAAKFIKDGMTVACSGFTPAGYPKVVPEMIAQRAQKGENIRLNIITGASTGDELDGVLARSGVIKKRYPYQTNTDCRNGINSGQIDFCDIHLSHLPQFIKLGYLGNIDIALVEAVAITEDGGIVPSTSVGATNTFVQKADKVIVEINFAQPLDLEGLHDIYDPGDPPLRSPIPLCRVSDRIGIPYIPCPKEKIVAIVISNRKDSTNPVAEIDRDSRLIAGHIIDFLEFEIKKGRFPKNLLPLQSGVGSVANAVLTNFKESRFENLEIYSEVLQDAVLELIDTGKVSFASGTAFTISPSKLDHFYKNLKFYKNYTILRPQEISNNPEVIRRLGVIAMNTAIEIDIYGNVNSTHIGGCAMMNGIGGSGDFTRNAALSIFTTKSVAKDGNISSIVPMVSHHDHTEHDVHVVVTEQGLADLRGLSPKERVKQIIGKCAHPDFRKELWDYYRKALFYAKYKHTPHMLNRVFDLHNYMVKYGTMKPKVC is encoded by the coding sequence TTGGAGCTTCATGAAAGAATAAGAAGTAAGGTTTTGAGAGAAAAAGTGGTATCGAAAGAGGAAGCGGCGAAATTCATCAAAGATGGAATGACCGTAGCATGTAGCGGTTTTACTCCAGCAGGCTATCCCAAGGTCGTACCTGAAATGATCGCCCAAAGAGCCCAGAAGGGTGAAAATATAAGACTAAACATCATTACGGGCGCCTCAACAGGAGATGAATTAGACGGAGTTCTCGCAAGAAGTGGCGTCATTAAGAAACGATACCCTTACCAAACAAACACCGACTGCAGAAACGGCATAAACTCGGGACAGATAGATTTTTGCGATATTCATTTGAGTCATTTGCCTCAATTTATAAAACTAGGATATCTAGGTAATATTGACATAGCCTTAGTAGAAGCTGTTGCCATCACAGAGGACGGCGGGATAGTTCCATCCACCTCTGTGGGAGCGACGAACACCTTCGTTCAAAAAGCAGACAAAGTAATAGTGGAAATAAATTTTGCCCAACCGCTGGATTTGGAAGGCCTTCACGATATATATGACCCTGGGGACCCTCCCTTAAGATCGCCAATACCTCTGTGCAGAGTTTCCGATAGAATAGGAATACCATATATCCCTTGTCCGAAAGAAAAAATTGTCGCAATTGTAATCTCAAACCGAAAGGATTCTACAAACCCCGTTGCGGAGATAGATAGAGATTCCAGGCTTATCGCAGGCCACATAATTGATTTTCTTGAATTTGAAATCAAAAAAGGAAGATTCCCCAAAAATTTACTCCCTCTACAATCCGGCGTAGGTAGTGTGGCCAATGCAGTACTAACCAACTTCAAAGAATCCCGTTTTGAAAATTTAGAGATATACTCAGAAGTCCTGCAAGACGCCGTGCTGGAGTTGATCGATACAGGAAAGGTATCCTTTGCATCTGGGACAGCCTTTACAATCTCTCCCTCAAAATTGGACCACTTTTATAAAAACTTAAAATTCTACAAGAACTACACCATCCTCAGACCCCAGGAGATAAGCAATAACCCTGAAGTAATTCGTCGCCTCGGAGTAATAGCAATGAACACTGCAATAGAAATAGATATATATGGCAACGTCAACTCTACTCATATAGGTGGATGCGCAATGATGAATGGAATCGGAGGGTCTGGTGACTTCACCAGAAACGCTGCATTGTCCATCTTTACAACTAAGTCTGTGGCCAAAGACGGCAATATATCCTCCATAGTACCCATGGTGTCCCATCATGATCACACCGAACATGATGTACACGTCGTCGTAACGGAACAAGGTTTAGCCGATCTGAGAGGCTTGAGCCCAAAAGAAAGGGTCAAACAAATAATCGGCAAATGCGCCCATCCAGATTTCAGGAAGGAATTATGGGATTACTACAGGAAAGCTCTTTTTTATGCCAAATATAAACATACTCCCCACATGTTAAATAGAGTTTTCGATTTACACAACTATATGGTTAAATATGGTACCATGAAACCCAAAGTCTGCTAA
- a CDS encoding 3-dehydroquinate synthase (PFAM: 3-dehydroquinate synthase; Shikimate kinase~TIGRFAM: 3-dehydroquinate synthase~COGs: COG0337 3-dehydroquinate synthetase~InterPro IPR000623: IPR016037: IPR002658~KEGG: tai:Taci_1634 shikimate kinase., 3-dehydroquinate synthase~PFAM: 3-dehydroquinate synthase; shikimate kinase~PRIAM: Shikimate kinase., 3-dehydroquinate synthase~SPTR: 3-dehydroquinate synthase;~TIGRFAM: 3-dehydroquinate synthase) has protein sequence MKRPSIFIGGFMAAGKTTVGKALSVRTGMPFVDLDVLIEQREGMAVAEIFKKRGEAYFRELEKKTLLDLLDAGNIIVSLGGGTLLNQDLKSKILEEGTLVILGVSPQEAIARAKNEPGKRPLLDEGKVEVLWRERQKIYEGGNLHIETDGKTVGEILDEVLLSLGLLTDEDAPKIEEVIDDSIFIGRGILCEEKLRSLLGDGDLPFVVADELSGPFFSGRLGALKGLYILPRGEEAKTLRHVEGLYEAFAKAGLDRGSTVIALGGGSVGDVAGFAAATWMRGVHLVQCPTTLLAQVDSSIGGKVGVNLPFGKNLVGAFYRPRAVVADVKCLLTLSWDNYRQGLAEIVKYGLGEDWELFKLLENNREALVRRDLDFLVEVIARCVAIKQSIVKMDEQEKTGERMRLNLGHTVAHGIESASGYQWSHGDAVSVGLVVATTLSCRLGLCDEETLNRLKSLLKGLGLPVKSHLTWEQIAPFIEKDKKFTNGKSRLVLPVKGEKSVVIEECTLDKFRECYEEILASE, from the coding sequence TTCATGGCGGCAGGCAAAACTACGGTGGGAAAGGCTTTATCCGTGAGGACGGGTATGCCTTTCGTTGATTTGGACGTTCTTATAGAGCAGAGGGAGGGCATGGCTGTAGCTGAGATATTTAAAAAAAGAGGAGAAGCCTACTTCAGGGAGCTGGAGAAAAAGACCCTGCTTGATCTTTTGGATGCCGGCAATATCATTGTCTCCCTTGGAGGGGGCACCCTTTTGAATCAGGACCTCAAGAGTAAGATCCTGGAGGAAGGAACCCTGGTCATATTGGGAGTTTCTCCACAAGAGGCCATTGCAAGGGCGAAGAACGAACCGGGCAAAAGGCCATTGCTTGACGAGGGAAAGGTAGAGGTACTTTGGAGGGAGAGGCAGAAGATATATGAAGGGGGCAACCTACATATAGAGACCGACGGAAAAACAGTGGGGGAGATCCTGGACGAGGTCCTTTTGAGCTTGGGACTTTTGACTGATGAAGATGCTCCAAAAATTGAGGAGGTAATAGACGACAGCATATTCATAGGTAGAGGCATCCTCTGCGAAGAAAAGCTTAGGAGCTTGTTGGGGGATGGGGATCTTCCTTTCGTGGTGGCCGACGAGCTTTCCGGTCCCTTTTTCTCAGGGAGGCTTGGGGCGCTGAAGGGGCTCTATATACTGCCTAGAGGTGAGGAGGCCAAGACATTAAGGCATGTGGAAGGACTGTATGAGGCCTTTGCCAAGGCAGGATTGGACAGAGGAAGCACCGTAATAGCTCTAGGGGGTGGTTCCGTGGGCGATGTGGCGGGTTTTGCCGCTGCTACCTGGATGCGCGGTGTGCATTTGGTTCAGTGCCCTACCACCCTTCTTGCTCAGGTGGATAGCTCCATAGGTGGAAAGGTGGGGGTAAACCTTCCTTTTGGTAAAAACCTTGTTGGAGCCTTTTACAGGCCAAGGGCAGTTGTAGCGGACGTCAAGTGCCTCTTGACTCTGTCTTGGGACAACTATAGACAGGGACTTGCGGAGATCGTCAAGTACGGCCTAGGTGAGGACTGGGAGCTTTTCAAGCTGCTGGAGAACAACAGAGAAGCCCTCGTCAGGCGAGACTTGGATTTTCTCGTGGAGGTCATAGCAAGGTGCGTGGCGATAAAGCAGAGCATAGTCAAAATGGACGAGCAGGAAAAAACAGGGGAGAGGATGCGCCTAAACCTTGGCCATACTGTGGCCCACGGCATAGAGAGCGCCTCGGGATACCAGTGGAGTCACGGGGACGCAGTCTCCGTCGGTTTGGTAGTGGCTACGACCCTATCGTGCAGGTTGGGACTTTGTGACGAAGAGACCTTGAACAGGCTCAAAAGCCTGCTGAAGGGTTTGGGCCTTCCAGTGAAGTCCCATTTGACCTGGGAGCAAATAGCTCCGTTCATAGAAAAGGATAAGAAATTTACCAACGGCAAATCAAGGCTTGTCCTTCCTGTAAAGGGTGAGAAATCCGTAGTTATAGAGGAATGCACTTTGGATAAATTTAGGGAGTGTTATGAAGAGATATTGGCTTCGGAATGA